A genomic window from Silene latifolia isolate original U9 population chromosome Y, ASM4854445v1, whole genome shotgun sequence includes:
- the LOC141632870 gene encoding uncharacterized protein LOC141632870 has product MHSRSSSSDIVSKLCLLISSSSLTNTTTDTGYGSWMHVKKPVRKRNPRTDKAKNANEQGQKTPVVTILKNPTKGSGSRFEALEDEAGNGGDTDEPIDLNDRVPETQLHPDGNQDNDMLLNTNLNGSPKSLRNSPPRKEKSCSNQSQSFIGETPRENSQQNISVPISKENLSPNIPNLKAGSSISNWGEDSALNQITLGSSKLSSPRITPTKSNLSNTPKKSLSKISLNSSLNKEIKNKNKTLLSVKNSRPVYKKIVRPSSVSTLPCHGLKLLHQSDPHDPPPDRPPAHHLPLTSLLRDPTVLTAIPLAHQMELSIGSLLPSVSMIPESDLVVTITPWVMDTLNKLSKAFMSLVPSLPDLFMDRFPNFLSRRPALRRMTWNVQGAGSPAFMSMLQELIRVNSPQVLALVETHISGDVAQRVCDRINFGGKIRVEAQGFSGGIWLFWKPEEVTLTPVILHAQHIIVEISRVGEIPWYYSAVYASPDAAKKEELWRELESFASTHTRPWLAMGDYNDTRFLSERNGDSDCLRRRCLKFNAWVESNNRIELDYAGPDFTWSRGNSMATRQWARLDRAFCNSDWRVMFAEGSLRHLVQNQSDHCPIIVNTNGFAPIPKVLRPFRFQAAWMCHDKFSHFVKNNWDNNQPIFPFIHTFAENLQSWNKSVFHNIFAKKRSLEMRLLGVQRKLSRGGPYYLLKFELKLKRNLDEVLREEELLWFQKYRMEAICDGDRNTRFFHLSTVIRRKQNRIEGLQDSVGNWVWDAAVIQRMVLDYFQGLFAGPVTNICLTDLTLDESTKLGRNYLVADVQCALNQMSPYKAPGPDGFQALFYQSHWDIVSPSLCHMVLQMLHDNVFPDGLGEAFISLIPKVNNPHSVTQFRPIGLCNVSYKIITKMIVNRLKPVLSTLISPMQCSFVPKRQITDNIIIVQEILHSMRNKKGKKGFMALKLDLEKAYDKLEWPFIEHTLFDMRLPDKMIRAIMRCIRSTTLNVLWNGERTETFAPTRGIRQGDPLSPYIFTMCMEKLSQLIEQAVQAGEWTGFKCSRGGPNLTHLFFAYDIILFGEASIQQAKVINKCLNIFCQASGQRVSLAKSRVFFSPNIEDDVAAAIANKLHFDKTEDLGMYLGMPTINGRVTKETFDFIAQKVDKRLSGWKAKNLSLAGRTTLVQSTLSTIPSYPMQTAKLPRSLCDDLDRKTRRFLWGGDEDKRGISLMSWDVVTKEKSDGGLGLRSMRQVNTAFMAKLGWRMLSEPNSVWARVLRHKYCKGRCDAEMFQGKQVSSNVWKGIVEAVDVLKKGLRNSVGNGKSTLFWTVAWATARPLDTYSSMAIPTHLIGTSVEDMWDMESGWRWELFAEFLPNEVLHTIASYEVLPGLENDDQCYWSASTSGFFTIKSAIKIIRNEPRNEEASFWNLPWKTWAPRRMRVFLWLLLHDRIMSNANRARRGLTEDPCCGSCGDLEETSLHLLRDCSEARKVWSLFSVPKSQRFFEGFSVREWAIDNLSCGKTAEFESWPSMFAVIVWWIWKWRNCRVFGRSEDIAHNMFSFLMQKVWEVFNAKESLVAGKGETMRRKEIFVKWVAPPSNWLALNIDGASKGNPGPSGAGGIFRDSAGNIVEAFAECLGEATVTRAELIALRRGLLIALERKIPYLLIQTDSTTIMSFLESESSVPVAHSHMTNICKSLIMDSSWHADIFHIYREANACADWLANEGVKQSQQLVRYDLSNLPSQLYKLMQKDVGGVAWPRLVPSHLV; this is encoded by the exons ATGCATTCAAGATCAAGTTCATCAGATATTGTCTCAAAATTGTGCCTGCTAATCTCTTCCTCTAG TCTTactaacactactacagatacaggctatggTTCCTGGATGCATGTTAAGAAGCCAGTTCGTAAGAGGAATCCTCGAACTGATAAGGCTAAAAatgctaatgaacaaggtcagaAAACCCCAGTTGTTACAATTCTGAAGAACCCAACAAAGGGTTCGGGTTCAAGATTTGAGGCCCTAGAAGATGAAGCTGGCAATGGAGGTGATACAGACGAGCCGATTGATCTTAATGATCGGGTTCCAGAAACCCAATTACACCCGGATGGGAATCAGGACAATGATATGCTTTTGAATACAAATTTGAATGGGAGCCCTAAATCTTTGCGTAATTCTCCTCCTAGGAAGGAAAAATCTTGCTCTAACCAATCACAATCCTTTATTGGAGAGACTCCTAGAGAAAATAGTCAACAAAATATCTCAGTTCCTATTTCTAAGGAGAATTTGTCTCCAAACATTCCTAATTTGAAGGCGGGTAGTTCGATATCGAACTGGGGTGAGGATTCTGCTCTTAATCAAATAACACTGGGATCTTCGAAGTTATCCTCTCCTAGGATTACGCCAACTAAATCAAATCTTTCTAATACTCCAAAAAAATCCTTGTCTAAGATTTCCCTAAATTCGTCTTTGAATAAAGAAATTAAGAATAAGAATAAAACTCTCCTTAGTGTTAAAAACTCACGACCAGTTTATAAGAAAATTGTTCGTCCATCCTCTGTTTCTACCTTACCTTGCCATGGCCTCAAGTTACTTCACCAATCCGACCCTCATGACCCGCCACCTGACCGCCCCCCTGCTCATCACCTACCCTTAACATCCCTGTTGAGAGACCCAACGGTCTTGACAGCCATCCCTCTGGCTCACCAAATGGAATTGAGCATAGGGTCTCTCCTACCCTCAGTCTCGATGATTCCGGAATCCGACTTAGTAGTGACAATCACCCCTTGGGTGATGGACACTCTAAAcaaactctctaaggcttttatGTCCTTGGTTCCCTCTTTGCCTGATTTGTTTATGGATCGTTTCCCGAATTTTTTAAGTCGACGACCCGCTCTAAGACGCATGACATGGAATGTGCAAGGTGCTGGCAGTCCTGCTTTCATGTCTATGTTGCAAGAATTAATCCGAGTTAATAGCCCGCAAGTTTTGGCCTTGGTTGAAACACATATTAGTGGAGATGTGGCTCAACGAGTCTGTGATAGAATTAATTTTGGAGGCAAAATAAGGGTGGAAGCTCAAGGTTTTAGTGGAGGAATATGGCTTTTCTGGAAACCAGAGGAGGTGACTCTTACCCCTGTTATTTTGCATGCTCAGCATATTATAGTAGAAATTTCCCGGGTTGGCGAAATTCCTTGGTATTATTCTGCCGTCTATGCCAGTCCCGATGCGGCAAAGAAAGAAGAGTTGTGGAGAGAATTAGAATCTTTTGCCAGTACACATACAAGACCGTGGTTAGCTATGGGGGATTATAATGACACTCGTTTTTTGTCGGAGAGGAATGGGGATAGTGATTGCTTAAGACGAAGATGCCTCAAATTTAATGCTTGGGTTGAAAGCAATAACCGGATTGAGTTGGATTATGCTGGACCAGACTTTACTTGGTCACGTGGGAATTCGATGGCTACTCGACAATGGGCAAGACTTGATAGAGCTTTCTGCAACTCGGATTGGCGGGTCATGTTTGCGGAGGGTTCGTTAAGACATCTTGTCCAAAATCAATCTGACCATTGCCCCATTATTGTTAACACGAATGGTTTTGCTCCCATTCCGAAAGTGTTGCGTCCTTTTCGATTTCAAGCGGCTTGGATGTGTCATGACAAATTCTCACATTTTGTTAAAAATAATTGGGATAATAATCAACCCATTTTCCCTTTTATTCATACTTTTGCCGAAAATTTGCAATCTTGGAATAAGTCTGTTTTCCATAATATTTTTGCAAAAAAGAGGAGCTTAGAAATGAGACTCTTGGGAGTTCAAAGGAAATTATCTCGGGGAGGACCATATTATCTCTTGAAATTCGAGTTGAAGTTGAAACGAAATTTGGACGAGGTTCTTAGGGAGGAGGAGCTTCTTTGGTTTCAAAAATATCGGATGGAAGCTATTTGTGACGGAGATAGAAATACTAGGTTTTTTCATCTGAGCACTGTCATCAGGAGGAAACAAAATCGTATTGAGGGCCTTCAAGATAGCGTGGGGAACTGGGTGTGGGATGCGGCTGTGATTCAACGGATGGTGTTAGATTATTTCCAAGGTCTCTTTGCTGGTCCAGTCACTAATATTTGTTTGACGGAT CTCACCTTGGACGAAAGCACGAAACTTGGCCGTAATTACCTTGTGGCGGATGTCCAGTGTGCTTTAAATCAAATGTCACCATACAAGGCACCGGGTCCGGATGGTTTTCAAGCCCTTTTCTATCAGTCACATTGGGATATTGTGTCACCTAGCTTGTGTCATATGGTCTTGCAAATGCTACATGATAATGTCTTCCCTGACGGTTTAGGAGAGGCGTTTATCTCTTTGATTCCTAAGGTAAACAATCCTCATTCTGTCACCCAATTTAGGCCAATTGGTTTATGTAATGTCTCATACAAAATCATTACAAAGATGATAGTAAATCGACTCAAGCCCGTTTTGTCCACGTTGATAAGCCCAATGCAGTGTAGCTTTGTTCCGAAGCGCCAAATTACGGACAATATAATTATTGTCCAGGAAATACTACACTCTATGCGGAACAAAAAAGGGAAGAAGGGCTTTATGGCACttaaacttgacttagaaaaGGCGTATGACAAGCTTGAGTGGCCTTTTATCGAACACACTTTGTTTGATATGAGACTCCCAGATAAAATGATTCGAGCTATAATGAGGTGTATTCGATCTACCACGCTTAATGTCCTTTGGAATGGAGAACGGACAGAAACTTTTGCCCCTACTCGAGGAATCCGTCAAGGTGACCCACTCTCTCCATATATATTTACTATGTGTATGGAGAAACTCAGCCAATTAATCGAGCAAGCTGTTCAAGCCGGAGAGTGGACGGGTTTCAAATGCAGCCGAGGAGGTCCGAATTTGACGCATCTTTTTTTCGCATACGATATTATTTTGTTTGGGGAAGCGTCCATTCAGCAAGCTAAAGTTATTAACAAATGTTTGAATATTTTTTGTCAAGCTTCGGGTCAGAGAGTTAGCCTTGCGAAATCTCGGGTTTTTTTCTCACCGAATATTGAAGATGACGTTGCAGCTGCTATTGCGAATAAACTGCACTTTGATAAAACAGAGGACCTGGGAATGTATCTTGGTATGCCAACGATAAACGGACGAGTCACGAAGGAGACCTTTGATTTTATAGCTCAAAAAGTAGACAAGCGTTTGTCGGGATGGAAGGCTAAAAACCTGTCGCTTGCAGGCCGAACAACTTTGGTCCAATCTACTCTCTCAACGATACCTTCATATCCTATGCAGACGGCCAAGCTTCCACGATCTTTGTGTGACGATCTTGATAGGAAAACCCGTCGCTTTTTGTggggtggtgatgaggataaaaGAGGGATTAGCCTTATGTCATGGGATGTCGTGACGAAAGAAAAATCTGATGGAGGGCTTGGTTTGAGGTCTATGAGGCAAGTGAATACAGCCTTTATGGCCAAGCTAGGGTGGCGAATGCTCTCGGAACCTAATTCGGTTTGGGCTAGAGTCTTACGTCATAAGTATTGCAAAGGCCGTTGCGATGCGGAGATGTTCCAAGGAAAACAGGTGAGCTCTAATGTCTGGAAAGGAATAGTCGAGGCTGTGGATGTTTTAAAAAAGGGCTTGAGAAATTCAGTTGGGAATGGAAAAAGCACGCTCTTCTGGACCGTTGCTTGGGCGACTGCACGACCATTGGACACTTACAGTTCTATGGCGATTCCTACACACTTAATTGGGACATCGGTAGAGGATATGTGGGATATGGAGTCGGGTTGGCGATGGGAGCTTTTTGCGGAATTTCTGCCAAACGAAGTCCTACATACGATTGCTTCATATGAGGTCCTGCCGGGTTTGGAGAATGATGATCAGTGCTATTGGTCAGCTTCGACGTCGGGTTTTTTCACGATAAAATCCGCCATTAAAATAATTAGGAACGAACCTAGGAATGAGGAAGCTTCATTTTGGAATCTACCATGGAAGACTTGGGCCCCTCGGCGCATGCGGGTTTTCTTATGGCTGCTCCTCCATGACCGTATTATGTCTAATGCTAATCGAGCTCGGCGTGGGTTGACAGAGGATCCGTGTTGTGGCAGTTGCGGTGATTTAGAGGAAACTTCTTTACACCTTTTACGGGATTGCAGCGAGGCTCGTAAGGTATGGAGTTTATTTTCCGTTCCGAAATCACAACGATTTTTTGAGGGCTTCTCTGTGCGAGAGTGGGCTATTGATAATTTATCATGTGGTAAAACGGCTGAATTTGAGTCGTGGCCTTCAATGTTTGCTGTGATTGTGTGGTGGATATGGAAATGGCGGAATTGTCGGGTCTTTGGACGGTCCGAGGATATTGCTCATAACATGTTCTCCTTTTTGATGCAAAAAGTATGGGAAGTTTTTAATGCCAAGGAGAGTTTAGTTGCAGGGAAGGGGGAGACTATGCGAAGGAAAGAGATTTTTGTGAAATGGGTGGCTCCTCCgtctaactggttggcccttaaTATTGATGGTGCCTCGAAAGGCAATCCGGGTCCGTCGGGAGCGGGGGGTATTTTTCGGGATTCGGCGGGTAACATAGTGGAAGCTTTTGCGGAATGTTTAGGTGAAGCAACGGTTACGCGGGCAGAACTAATAGCTTTGAGACGAGGGCTTTTAATTGCATTGGAACGTAAAATCCCTTATCTCCTCATTCAAACGGACTCAACAACTATTATGTCCTTTTTGGAGTCCGAATCTTCGGTACCGGTAGCCCACTCTCATATGACAAATATCTGTAAGTCGTTAATTATGGACTCATCTTGGCATGCTGACATTTTCCATATTTATCGAGAGGCCAATGCTTGCGCGGATTGGTTAGCTAATGAAGGAGTAAAGCAAAGTCAGCAGTTGGTCCGCTATGACCTTTCTAATTTGCCGAGCCAACTGTACAAATTGATGCAGAAAGATGTGGGAGGTGTCGCGTGGCCTCGTCTAGTCCCGTCTCATTTAGTTTAG